CCCTGGTGGCCATCCTGTGGGGGCGTGACGCGTCGACGCTCAAACCGATGTTGGCCGCCGGGAAATGCGTCGCCATCGAATCGCCGCATCCGTCGCCGCTGTCGGCGTCGCGGGGGTTCTTCGGCTCGCGGCCGTTCAGCCGTGCCAATGAGCTGCTTTCGGGGATGGATGCCGACCCGATCGATTGGCGGCTGCCGTGATTGCGCCGACAGCGCCGCAGACACCCGGGCGGGACCGTTCGGCGCAACCCCGGCCGTCGTGTCGTCAGAATCGACGCCGGGTGAATCGCTCACACGGGCAATAGATTCCCCATATTGGGCGCACCGAGCGGATGCGCATTCCAACTAGATGGCAGCATCGGCACCCGCGGGCCACCACCTGGCTCGCCATTACCCAGCGTGGTCAAACCGGCTGCCCGCGCAGCGTCCTGCGATGGCCCGGTACCGGCAAAGCCCAACGCGCCGGCACCCTGATCCGCCGCCGTTACCTGCGGACCGCCACCGGTCAGGATTTCCGACACCAACTGTGTTTTCGGCAGCACCGCTGCCGGCTCGACCGCGCCCACCGCCACGCCCGCCACGGGCGCGGCAACCGTACCCGCCATGGCGTTCGCGCTCGCGCTGGCGGCAGCAGCCGAAACCGCGAGTGCTGTCCCCGCGGCCAACGGACCCGCCAGAGCGGGAGCAATCCCGAGATTGAGACCCATGATCCATTGGATCACCAGATTGCTGACTTCATAACCGAAAACGAAGGGAAGAAACACAATAGCGAAAGCCTCGATGCCAACAGTGAGCCAGGCCAGCTCCAGATATTGAAGGGCTTCCAGCGCCAAATGCGCATTGCCGATCAGAAACAGGTATCCGATGAACAACAGGACTATCGGTGTGAAGAATTCCATCATGAGCGTGAAGATCATGAAGGCCGGTATGCTGAGGACCTCGGTGGCAACGACTTTGATCAAATCCCACAAGATCTGCCATATCGGAAACGGCTCGTAGCTGATCGCTTGCGCTACGTCGGCGGCGATGGTTCCGGCCGTACCGGTACCGGGTTTGACGATGACTGGTGCCGGCGCCAGGCGTGGCGACGAGGCCAATGCGGCAGCAGAGGCGGTGTCGTAGACGCTCATCGTGGTTGCGGCCTGAATCCACATCCGCGCATAGTCCGCCTCGTTGAGGGCGATCGGAATGGTGTTGATGCCAAAGAAATTTGTTGCCAGCAACACCGCGTGGGCGGCGTGGTTGGCGGCCAACTCCGGCAGTGTGGGCATCGCTGCGACCGCGCCGACATAGGCGGCCGCCGCCGCCTGATGTGCTGCCGAGGTTTCAGCGCTGTCGGCACTGGCCTGGACCAGCCACGCCACATAGGGCGCGTAGGCCGCCACACAGATCTCGGCGCTGGGGCCCTGCCACTCCCCCGTTTGTATCGCGCCCACCACTGCGGCGAGTTCTTCAGCCACTGACGCATATTCGTCGCTCAGTGACGTCCATTCCGCGGCGGCCGCCAGCACTGCAGCGGGCCCCGGACCAGCGCTGAGCAAGGCCGAATGCACCTCCGGCGGAGCCAGCCACACCGGTGCGCTCATGCCCGCCCCCGAACGGCCAACGCCGGCACCGCGTCGGCAACGGCATCGGCGGCGGCAACGACAGCCAAAGTCTCAACCCTGCATGACGTCACAGTCGAACTCCACGACATTGTGGACGACATTGCGGCCACCTGCTTTCACTCGCGACGGGTGCTTCGCGGGCTGATCACACACGAACCCAACATCTTCGGCCACCGCCTAGGTGCCGGTGGTCCGGCCGGGTGTCTTCTCGGGTACCGCGCATTCCCGAGATGTGATCGCCGACACGTCAAAAAGATGTCGGCGATAAGTGTTGATGTCCAATACCGATCGGCTATCGATCAATGGGAGGAAGCTATTGACAACGGTACGATGTGATGCCGCCGGTGCTGCGGAGCCATCAGTCTCTTTGCCGCGCAAGTGCTTGACGATGGATGCAACGCCCGGCCACGCATGCCTGGCCGGGCGTCGAGCGCATCGCGCCGTGCCGCACGCTGGAACCGCCGCCCGCGGGGTCGCACCGATCAGGCGAACGTTCACACCCACGCTCACGGGCTTGGCACGCATCATCGACGAGCGCGGTTTCCCCAAGCCTCACATGGCGCATCCGGGGGCCATCCCGCCCTCACAACGCGCCGCAATGCGGCGGCACCCCCGCCGCCCCCAACAACCGGGCGCTGGTCTTGTCGTTAGGTCGCGATGGTCAGCCGCGGCTGACCTTGCCTGCCTTGATGCAGGACGTGCAGACGTTAATGCGCTTCTTGTTACCCCCGGGACGGCTCACCGCCCGCACGGTCTGGACGTTGGGGTCCCACCGACGGCTGGTGCGGCGGTGGGAGTGTGACACCGACTTGCCGAAGCCGGGGCCTTTCCCGCAGATATCGCACACAGCGGCCATTGTTCAAACTCCTCAAGTCGGTTGCTGGGGGTCCGGCGCCCCGGGCGGAACGGCCCGGCTGGCCCAGGCCGTCCCAGGATAGCCGGGGTCGTCGGCGAGCGCCAAAACGCCATCCGCCGTGACCAGTACTGTCACCCCCGCTGGCTAGGCTCGGTGCAGCCTTGGCGTCCCGGCTTGGCGGCCCGCGCCGAACAGCCGCCGCAGACTGTCCACACTGTCGCCGGGCTACGCTGGCGCCCACCGGGAGCTGGCGCAGAGGAGGTGGGGTCACGGTGGACACGCCAGGTCGTCTGCTGGACGCGTCGGCTTTGCGGGATTGGGCGCACACCGTCGTCAGCGACCTGATCACCCATATCGACGAAATCAATCGGCTGAACGTGTTCCCGGTCGCCGATTCCGACACCGGCGCGAACATGCTGTTCACCATGCGCGCGGCGCTCGCCGAGGCGGATGCGGTGGCCCGGGCCGACGACGGCAGCAATGCAGGTAACGTCGCCCGGGTCGCTGCCGCCCTGTCGTCCGGCGCGCTCAACGGGGCACGCGGGAATTCCGGGGTGATCGTGTCGCAGATTCTGCGCGGCATCGCCGACGTCACCGCGAGCGCGGCAGCCGACGCCGCGGGTGCATTGCCGGCCATCGATGCCGTCCTGCTGGCCGCGGCGTTGTGGCGCGGTGTCGAGCTGGTCATCGCTTCGATGGGCGGCGCGGAAGTCCCGGGGACCATCGTCTCGGTGCTGCGGGCCGCCGCGGCCGCCGTCGAGCAGTGCGCCGGCACCGGAGAAACCCTGGCCCAGGCCGTGACCGCCGCCGGTGATGCCGCCGTCGTAGCGCTGGAAAAGACGCCCGAGCAGCTCGACGTGCTCGCCGACGCGGGCGTGGTAGACGCCGGCGGGCGGGGCCTGGTGGTCATGCTGGACGCATTGCGTTCGACGCTCACCGGGCACGCGCCGGCCCGCTCGGTCTACAAGCCGGCGCCGCGGGCGCCGCTCGCCGAGGCGCCCGCCACCCGGCCTGCGCCACAGTTCGAAGTGATGTACCTGCTCACCGGCTGTGATGCCGCGGCGGCGGACACGCTGCGCGACCGGCTCGCGGCGCTGGGAGATTCGGTGGCGCTCGCAGCCGCCCCGTCGCAGAGCTATTCGGTGCACGTCCACACCGACGACGCGGGCGCCGCCGTTGAGGCAGGAATTGCGGCGGGACAATTGAGCAGGATCGTCATTTCGGCGCTGAGTTCCGGTGTCAACGGGCTGCCGGCGGGCAGCTGGACGCGCGAACGCGCCGTCCTGGCCGTCGTCGACGGCGACGGCGCCGCTGAGCTGTTCGCCGGAGAAGGGGCCTGTGTCCTGCGACCCGGCCCGGATGCCTCAAGTCCGGGCTCGGCACCTGCCGCCGATATCAGCGCCCATCAGTTGGTGCGCGCGGTGGTGGACACCGGTGCCGCTCAGGTGATGGTGCTGCCCAATGGGTATGTCGCCGTCGAGGAGCTGGTGGCGGGCTGTACCGCAGCCCTGGGATGGGGTGTCGATGTGGTTCCGGTCCCTACCGGGTCGATGGTCCAGGGGCTGGCCGCCCTGGCCGTGCACGACCCAGCCAGTCAGGCCGTCGACGACGGCTACACCATGGCCCGGGCTGCCGGGGCTGCCCGGCACGGGTCGGTGCGTACGGCCACCGAACGGGCGTTGACGTGGGCGGGCACCTGTGAGCCGGGTGACGGGCTGGGCATCGCCGGCGACGAGGTGCTGATTGTCGCGCGCGACGTTGTCGCCGCGGCGATCGGTCTGCTCGATCTGTTGTTGGCCTCGGGGGGCGACCTGGTGACGGTGCTGGTGGGCACCGGGATCGACGACGAGGATGCTGCCGTCCTGAGCGACCTACTGGAAAAGCACATGCACGACCGTCATCCGGGCACCGAGTTGGTGACCTACCGCACCGGTCATCGCGGTGACGCACTGCTGATCGGGGTCGAGTAGCCGTGGTGTCACTGAGCGACCGGCTGGTCTTCGTTCTGGGCGCCCCGTCGGCAAAGCCGCTCGAGGAGGAGTTCGGCATCAGGACCGTCGACGACCTGTTGCGCCACTACCCGCGCAGCTATGTCGAAGGCGGCGCCAGGCGCGGCGCCGGTGACGAGCGGCCCGAAGCGGGTGAACACATCACGATCGTCGACGTCATCACCGAAACCGCGTCCTTTCCCATGAAGAAGACGCCGAAGCGCCAATGCCTGCGCATCACCCTCGGCACTGGCCGCAACAAGGTGACCGCCACGTTCTTCAACGCGGACTACATCAAGAAGGACCTCACCAAGAACACGAAGGTGATGCTGTCGGGGGAAGTTGGGTTTTTCAAGGGCGTCATGCAGCTCACGCACCCGGCGTTTCTGATCCTGGACTCGCCGGACGGAAAAAACCACGGCACCAGGTCACTGAAAAGCATCGCCGATGCCTCCAAGGCCATCAGCGGCGAAGTGGCCATGGAGGAGTTCGAGCGGCGCTTCTTCCCGATCTATCCGGCCAGCACGAAAGTGCAGAGCTGGGACATCTTCAAATGCGTTCGCCAGGTGCTCGAAGTCCTGGACCCGGTGGATGATCCGCTGCCCGCCGAAGTGCGCGCCGAGCACGGCCTGGTCTCCGAAGACGAGGCATTGCGGGCCATTCACCTCGCCGAGGACGAGTCCGAACGGCGCCGCGCCCGGGAACGGCTGACCTTCGACGAAGCCGTCGGCCTGCAATGGGCGCTGGTCGCCCGCCGGAACGGTGAGCTGTCGGAGTCCGGGCCTCCGGCACCGCCCCGGTCTGACGGGTTGGCGGCTGAATTGCTGGGCCGGCTGCCATTCGAGCTGACGGCAGGTCAGCGCGAGGTGCTCGCGGTGCTGTCCGACGAGATCTCGGCGACGCGTCCGATGAACCGCTTGCTGCAGGGTGAGGTCGGTTCGGGCAAGACGATCGTCGCGGTGCTGGCGATGCTGCAGATGGTCGACGCCGGCTATCAGTGTGCGCTGCTGGCCCCCACCGAAGTGCTTGCCGCACAACATCTTACGTCGATCAGCGATATCCTGGGACCGCTGGCGATGGGCGGCCAGCTGGGCGGGGCCGATAATGCCACCCGGGTGGCGTTGCTGACCGGCTCGATGACCGCGGGGCAGAAGAAGGACGTCCGGGCCGCGGTTGCCGGTGGCGAGGTCGGCATCGTCGTCGGCACCCATGCGCTGCTGCAGGATGCGGTGGAGTTCCACAACCTGGGCATGGTGGTGGTCGACGAGCAACACCGGTTCGGTGTCGAGCAGCGAGATCAATTGCGCGGCAAGGCGCGTGCCGGAATCACCCCGCATCTGCTGGTGATGACAGCCACGCCGATACCGCGCACCGTGGCGCTCACGGTCTATGGCGACCTGGAAACCGCCACGCTGCGCGAACTTCCGCGCGGGCGCCAGCCCATCACCACCAACGTCATCTTCGTCAAGGACAAGCCCGCCTGGCTCGACCGCGCCTGGCAACGCATCATCGAGGAGGTCGCGGCCGGCCGCCAGGCTTATGTGGTGGCACCCCGCATCGACGAGAGCGACGAGCCCGACAAAGAGCCCGCCGGCACGAAACCCGCAGAGACCGCCGAGGGTCTGTACGCGCGATTGCGTTACCGCGAGCTGGCCGACCTGCGGTTGGGGCTCATGCATGGGCGGTTGTCCGCCGACGAGAAGGACGCTGCGATGGCGGCCTTTCGGGCCGGCCGCATCGATGTGCTGGTGTGCACCACCGTCATCGAAGTCGGCGTGGACGTCCCCAACGCCACCGTGATGCTGGTGATGGATGCCGACCGGTTCGGCATCAGCCAGCTACACCAGCTGCGCGGCCGCATCGGGCGCGGCGCGCATCCGAGCCTGTGTCTGCTGGCCAGCTGGGTGCCGCCGGCATCACCTGCCGGTGAGCGGTTGCGCGCGGTCGCCAAGACCATGGACGGGTTCGCCCTGGCCGACCTCGACCTCAAGGAGCGCAAGGAAGGAGACGTGCTGGGCCGCAATCAGTCCGGTAAGGCGATCACCCTGCGGCTGCTGTCGCTGGCCGAGCACCGCGAGTACATCGAGGCTGCCCGGGACTTCTGTGTCCGCGCTTACCAGGATGCCGGCAAGCACCCGGGATTGGCGCTGCTGGCAGCGCGCTTCACCGACACCGACCGCATCGAATACCTGGACAAATCATGAACCGCAAGACGCTTGCGATGCTGGCGGCGGTTGCGCTGCTGGCCCTGGTGGTCGCCTATCAGACGCTGGGCTCATCGGCGGCCAGGCACGCTGAGCAGTTCGCCGCGCGCGCCGATGTCCCGACGGTGCAACCCGGTACCGATGTGCTCGCGGGTGTTGCCGTGCTGCCGCAGCGCACCCACCGTTACGACTATCGCAGGGCGGCCTTCGGCGACGCCTGGGACGACAACAACGACGCGCCGGGCGGACACAACGGCTGCGACACCCGCGACGACATCCTCAACCGCGACCTCGTCGACAAGACGTATGTGCCGACCAAGCGGTGCCCGGATGCCGTGGCAACCGGCACCCTGCACGACCCCTACACCAACACCACCATCGCCTTCCAGCGCGGCGCCAAGGTCGGTGAATCGGTGCAGATCGATCACCTCGTTCCGCTGTCCTACGCCTGGGACATGGGCGCTTACGGCTGGCCGGCTCCGGAGCGGCTGCGGTTCGCCAACGATCCGGCCAACTTGCTGGCCGTGCAGGGACAAGCCAATCAGGACAAAGGGGATTCACCGCCGGCGCAGTGGATGCCGCCCAACGCCGCGTTCGGCTGCCAGTACGCCATGCAGTTCATCGCCGTGCTGCGCGGCTACTCGTTGCCGGTAGACCAGGCGTCGGCCGGCGTGCTGCGCAACGCCGCGGCCACCTGCCCGAGCAGTTAGCCCCGCCGACTGTGCATTGGGCGACGCGACACGCCGTGGGGAGCGTCGCCAGATTCACAATCGGTTGAGCAACGAATTACGCGCCGTTGTAGGTCAGCGGGTCGTCGCGAACGCGGGTGCCGTCATTGAGGCCGTTCAGCGCATCCATGTGCGTACCGGCCAGCTCGAAATCGAACACGTCGAGGTTGCCGGCGATGTGCTCGGGCTGAGACGAGCGGAAGACGACCGCATTACCCAGTTGCAGGTTCCAGCGCAGCAGTACCTGTGCGGGCGTCTTGCCGTATTCACCGGCAATCGACGTCACGGTCGGGTTGTCCATCAGCCGGCCGAGAGCCAGCGGTGTGTAGGACTGGGTGACGACGTTGTGCTGCGCATTCGCTTTGCGCAGCTCGGCTTGGTTGAGCAGGGGGTGCAGCTCGATCTGGTTGACCGCGGGCGTGACGAACGTGAGGTCTATGACGTTCGACAGGTGTTCGTCGGTGAAGTTGGACACCCCGATCGAGCGGGCGTGGCCTTCGCCGCGGGACTGGATCAAGCCGCCGAACGCGTCCACGTACTTACCCACCGCCGGCGCCGGCCAGTGAATCAGGTACAGGTCGACGTAGTCCAGGCCGAGTCGCTCCAGGCTGGCGGTGCAGGCCTCCTGCGCCTTGGAGAACCCGTGGTCGGCGGTGGCCAGCTTGGTGGTGACGAACAACTCCGCGCGCGGAATACCGGAAGCCGCGATCGCACGGCCCACGGCCGCTTCGTTGCCGTATACCGCAGCGGTATCAATGAGCCGGCAGCCGACCTCCAACGCTGCCGACACCGCACGTTCGGTTTCATCCTCGGACAACTCTGCGACGCCAAGGCCGAGGACCGGCATCGTGTTCTCGTCGTTAAGGGTTATTGAGGGAATCATGGCGCCCGACTCGCCGGTCAACGCATCTCACCTGCCTGTGACATTGAAGGTTCTCGGATCAGGCCCAGCCGGGTTCCGTCAGCTAGCGACGAGATCGACACCATTGCGGCCCTGGAGCGCAGCCGCTGAGGTCGAAGTCGACCACGTCGACGTTGCTCACAATCCATTTGAGGTTCACCGACTTGGGGATCACGATATTACCGAGTTGAATATGCCACGTAATCAACGCCTGCGTCGGTATCCGCCCGCGGTGTTGCACGACTGCTGTATCACCAATCGGATGGTCCGACAATGAACGCCGCCGCAGGGGCTTGCGCGCCTCGAACGCGTTGAGCTGTGGCTGCGGCCTGGGAATCGCAGGCCGGCGTCAAAGGCCTTCAGGGTGCTGTTGTCGCCTGGTTGGGATCCGCCATTTTGGTCACCACGTACAGTTGGTCGCGGGGCACGCCGGAATCGGCGACCGCTCGCCCGGTCTCCCGTTCGTTGCGGTAGGCGGCTGCGGTGTCGATGTGCCGGTACCCGGCGCGCAACCACCGCCTGCTCGGTGTCCGCCGGCTCAATCCGGAAGACTTCGAGTCCGACAGCTATCGAATGTCGTTCAGTGTGAGCTCGCGTTTTCCTGACGGCTTGACAAGGGCTTGACACGGGCTTGATAAGGGCTTGACAAGGGAGAAACCCATGACCAAGAGTCTGCCGGGCACGCCGGACCTTCAGCCCGAGGCGACCCCCGAGGCGACCTGTGTACCGATGCGGTGGACGCGTCGCATCCAGAGCACCGTCACCGGCGCGGGCGTCAAAGTCATCCCATGGATTCCGGCCCCGGCCAAGCGGCTTCTCACCCGCGGTCGTTCCGTTGTCATTGACGGCAACACCCTTGATCCCACCCTGCAGCTGATGCTGTCGGGTATGCGCGCGGTCGGCCTCGACGGCCTGGTGATCGACGACGACCCGGCCGCCTCCCGCGCCACCATGCGCGAGTCGCTCCTGGGATTCGGCGGTCCACAGATTCACGTCGAGGTCGAAGAACTCACGCTGCCCGGGCCGGCCGGGGATATCCGGGCACGGCACTATCGCGCGCCCGGCGGAGTCGCCGCACCGCTGCTGGTCTTCTATCACGGCGGCGGCTGGGTGATCGGCGACCTGGACACCCACGACGCGGTGTGCCGCTTGACGTGCCGCGATGCCGGCATACATGTGCTGTCGGTCGACTACCGACTGGCTCCCGAGCATCACGCCCCGGCCGGGATCGACGACGCGTTTGCGGCCTTCATGTGGGCCTACGCGCACGCCGACGAACTCGGTGCCGTCCCCGGGCGGATTGCGGTGGGCGGCGACAGCGCGGGCGGCAATCTGGCGGCCGTCGTGTGTCAACTGGCCAAACACAGTGGAGGCCCGGCTCCGGTGTTGCAGTGGCTGATCTATCCGCGCACCGACTTCACCGCGCAGACCCGCTCACTGAGCCTGTTCGCCCGTGGCTTCTTGCTGACCAAACGAGACATCGATTGGTTCCAAGCCAAGTACCTGCGCGGCTCCGGTATCGACCCCACCGATCCGCGGGTGTCGCCGTTGCGGGCCGAATCGCTGTCAGGTCTGCCGCCGGCGCTGATCGTGGTCGCCGGATTCGACCCGTTGCGCGATGAGGGCGAGCAGTACGCGGCGGCGTTGCGGGCCGCCGGGACCGCGGTGGATCTGCGTTGCGAGGGTTCGCTGACGCACGGCTTCCTCAATCTGTTTCCGCTAGGCGGTGCCAGTGCCACCGCGACGAGCGAGCTGATTTCGGCTTTGCGTGCGCACCTGAGCCGGGTCTGAGCCGTATCCGGACGTCCGCCGGTACTCTAGAGGCGCCAGCAGCGCAGGCTATTTACCAAGTGAGGATCGCGAACCCGTGGCCGACAAAAACAAACGCCCTCCGCGGATCGACCTGAAGTCGCCCGACGGCAAGTTCGGCCGGCTGATGCAGATCGGTGGCACCGCGCTGGTCGTGCTCTTTGCCGTTGTCCTGGTGTTCTACATCGTCACCTCGCACGACAAGAAGGGCGGCGGTGCCACGGCCGGTGCGATCCGGGTGACGTCCAGCAAGCTGGTCACCCAGCCCGGAACCAGCAACCCCAAGGCCGTGGTGTCGTTCTACGAGGATTTCCTGTGTCCGGCGTGCGGGAACTTCGAGCGCGGATTCGGTCCGACGGTATCCCGGCTCATCGACATCGGCGCTATCGCGGCCGATTACACGATGGTGGATATCCTTTCCAGCCCGCGCAACGACAATTATTCGGCGCGCGCGGCGGCCGCGGCGTACTGCGTCGCCGACGAGTCCATCGATGCATTCCGCCGCTTCCACAGCGCGATGTTCAGCAAAGACATCCAGCCGTCCGAAGTCGGCAAGACCTTCCCCGACAACGCAAAGCTGATCGAACTCGCCCGCGAAGCCGGTGTCGTCGGCAAGGTGCCCGACTGCGTCAACAGCGGAAAGTACCTCTCCAAGGTCGACGGGCTGGCGGCGGCCGCGAACATCCACGCGACACCGACCGTCAAGATCAACGGCACCGAATACGAATGGTCGACGCCGGAGGCGCTGGTGGCCAAGATCAAAGAGATCGTCGGCGACGTTCCGGGCATGGACACAGCGGCAACCGCCCCGGCGGCTTGACCGTCATGGTCGCAGCCGAACCCGCCGAACGATCCGGCGACCTGACACCGGACACACCGGTCCAAGTGCGGGTACCCGCGCTCAGTGCGTGGTGGGTGTTGATCGCCGGCGCGTTCGGCCTGCTCGCCTCGATGACGCTGACGGTGGAGAAGATCAGGGTTGTGCTCGACCGGGATTACGTGCCGTCATGCAACATCAACCCGATCATGTCGTGCGGCTCGGTGATGGGAACTCCGCAGGCAACGCTGCTGGGCCTGCCCAACCCGGTGGTCGGCATTGTGGGGTTCACCGTGGTAGTGGTCACCGGTGTGCTGGCGGTGACGAAAGTGCTTCTGCCGCGCTGGTATTGGACCGGGCTGACGGTGGGTGTCCTGGTTGGCACGGGTTTCGTGCACTGGCTGATCTTTCAGAGCCTCTACCGCATCGGGGCGTTGTGCCCGTACTGCATGCTGGTCTGGGTAGTCACCATCACACTGCTGGTGGTGGTGGCGTCAATCGCGTTTCGTCCGGTGCTCGAACAGCGCGACAGCGCCGTCGTGCGGGTGCTCTTCCAATGGCGATGGTCGATCGCCACGCTGTGGTTCACCGCGGTGTTCCTGCAGATCATGGTCCGTTTCTGGAACTATTGGTCGACACTGATCTGAGAAGGGTCGAGCGTGATCGCCAAAGTGCTGGTGGCCAATCGCGGGGAGATTGCGATCCGGGCCTTTCGCGCCGCCTACGAGCTCGGCATCGGCACGGTGGCCGTCTATGCCTACGAGGACCGCAATTCGATGCATCGGTCCAAGGCCGACGAGTCCTACCAGATAGGCGAAATCGGGCATCCGGTACGTGCCTACCTGTCGGTCGACCAGATCGTGGAAACCGCCCGGCGCGCCGGCGCTGACGCGATCTACCCCGGTTACGGGTTCTTGTCGGAGAACCCCGAGCTGGCCGGGGCATGTGCGGCAGCGGGGATCACCTTCGTCGGCCCCGGCGCCGAAGTGCTTGAGCTGACTGGAAATAAGTCCCGGGCCGTCGCCGCCGCCCGGGAAGCGGGACTGCCGGTGCTGACGTCGTCGGCACCGTCGGCCTCGGTCGACGAGCTGGTGTCGGCCGCCGCGGGCATGCGGTTTCCGTTGTTCGTCAAGGCGGTTGCCGGCGGTGGCGGCCGCGGTATGCGCCGGGTCGGCGATAGCGCCGCGCTGCCAGAAGCGATCGAAGTCGCCAGTCGCGAGGCCGAGTCGGCGTTCGGGGACCCGACGGTCTATCTCGAACAGGCGGTGTTGCGCCCGCGCCACATCGAAGTGCAGATCCTGGCGGATACCCACGGCAACGTGATCCACCTCTACGAGCGGGACTGCAGTGTGCAACGTCGCCACCAGAAGGTCATCGAACTGGCGCCCGCGCCGAACCTGCCCGCCGAGTTGCGCGACCGGATGTGCGCCGACGCGGTGGCCTTCGCCCGCCATATCGGTTACGGCGGCGCCGGCACCGTCGAGTTTCTCCTTGACCAGAGCGGCGAGTACGTGTTCATCGAGATGAATCCGCGGATTCAGGTGGAACACACCGTCACCGAGGAGATCACCGACGTGGACCTGGTCTCCAGCCAACTGCGCATCGCCGCGGGGGAGACGCTCGACGACCTGGGTCTTGAGCAGCAGGCCATCCGGCCGCACGGTGCGGCGCTGCAGTGCCGGATCACCACCGAGGATCCGGCCAACGGATTTCGGCCCGACACCGGCCGGATCAGCGCGCTGCGCACCCCCGGCGGCGCCGGTATCCGGCTGGACGGCAGCACCAACCTCGGCGCCGAGATCAGCGCCCACTTCGATTCCATGCTGGTCAAGCTCACCTGCAGGGGCCGTGACTTCCCGACCGCGGTGAACCGGGCGCGCCGGGCCATGGCGGAGTTCCGGATTCGCGGGGTGTCGACGAACATCCCCTTCCTGCAAGCGGTTCTGGATGATTCCGATTTCCGGGCCGGCCTCATCACGACGTCGTTCATCGACGAGCGGCCACAGCTGCTGACCGCGCGATCATCGGCCGACCGGGGCACCAAGATCCTCAACTACCTGGCCGATGTCACCGTCAACAAACCGCACGGCACCCGGCCGTCGAAGGTCTACCCGCAGGACAAACTGCCCGATGTCGACCTGGACGCCCCGCTGCCGGCGGGGTCCAGGCAACTGTTGGCCGAGTTGGGGCCTGACGGTTTCGCGCGCTGGCTGCGCGAGTCGCCGGCAGTGCGGTTGACCGACACGACATTCCGTGACGCGCATCAGTCGCTGCTGGCCACCCGGGTGCGCACCAGCGGGCTGATGATGGTGGCACCCTATCTGGCCCGGACCATGCCGCAGCTGCTGTCGGTG
The nucleotide sequence above comes from Mycobacterium pseudokansasii. Encoded proteins:
- a CDS encoding alpha/beta hydrolase, whose amino-acid sequence is MTKSLPGTPDLQPEATPEATCVPMRWTRRIQSTVTGAGVKVIPWIPAPAKRLLTRGRSVVIDGNTLDPTLQLMLSGMRAVGLDGLVIDDDPAASRATMRESLLGFGGPQIHVEVEELTLPGPAGDIRARHYRAPGGVAAPLLVFYHGGGWVIGDLDTHDAVCRLTCRDAGIHVLSVDYRLAPEHHAPAGIDDAFAAFMWAYAHADELGAVPGRIAVGGDSAGGNLAAVVCQLAKHSGGPAPVLQWLIYPRTDFTAQTRSLSLFARGFLLTKRDIDWFQAKYLRGSGIDPTDPRVSPLRAESLSGLPPALIVVAGFDPLRDEGEQYAAALRAAGTAVDLRCEGSLTHGFLNLFPLGGASATATSELISALRAHLSRV
- a CDS encoding DsbA family protein, yielding MADKNKRPPRIDLKSPDGKFGRLMQIGGTALVVLFAVVLVFYIVTSHDKKGGGATAGAIRVTSSKLVTQPGTSNPKAVVSFYEDFLCPACGNFERGFGPTVSRLIDIGAIAADYTMVDILSSPRNDNYSARAAAAAYCVADESIDAFRRFHSAMFSKDIQPSEVGKTFPDNAKLIELAREAGVVGKVPDCVNSGKYLSKVDGLAAAANIHATPTVKINGTEYEWSTPEALVAKIKEIVGDVPGMDTAATAPAA
- a CDS encoding vitamin K epoxide reductase family protein, which translates into the protein MVAAEPAERSGDLTPDTPVQVRVPALSAWWVLIAGAFGLLASMTLTVEKIRVVLDRDYVPSCNINPIMSCGSVMGTPQATLLGLPNPVVGIVGFTVVVVTGVLAVTKVLLPRWYWTGLTVGVLVGTGFVHWLIFQSLYRIGALCPYCMLVWVVTITLLVVVASIAFRPVLEQRDSAVVRVLFQWRWSIATLWFTAVFLQIMVRFWNYWSTLI
- a CDS encoding pyruvate carboxylase yields the protein MIAKVLVANRGEIAIRAFRAAYELGIGTVAVYAYEDRNSMHRSKADESYQIGEIGHPVRAYLSVDQIVETARRAGADAIYPGYGFLSENPELAGACAAAGITFVGPGAEVLELTGNKSRAVAAAREAGLPVLTSSAPSASVDELVSAAAGMRFPLFVKAVAGGGGRGMRRVGDSAALPEAIEVASREAESAFGDPTVYLEQAVLRPRHIEVQILADTHGNVIHLYERDCSVQRRHQKVIELAPAPNLPAELRDRMCADAVAFARHIGYGGAGTVEFLLDQSGEYVFIEMNPRIQVEHTVTEEITDVDLVSSQLRIAAGETLDDLGLEQQAIRPHGAALQCRITTEDPANGFRPDTGRISALRTPGGAGIRLDGSTNLGAEISAHFDSMLVKLTCRGRDFPTAVNRARRAMAEFRIRGVSTNIPFLQAVLDDSDFRAGLITTSFIDERPQLLTARSSADRGTKILNYLADVTVNKPHGTRPSKVYPQDKLPDVDLDAPLPAGSRQLLAELGPDGFARWLRESPAVRLTDTTFRDAHQSLLATRVRTSGLMMVAPYLARTMPQLLSVECWGGATYDVALRFLKEDPWERLAALRQAMPNICLQMLLRGRNTVGYTPYPEVVTTAFIDEATATGIDIFRIFDALNNLESMRPAIDAVRETGSAVAEVAMCYTGDLTDPGEQLYTLDYYLRLAESIVAAGAHVLAIKDMAGLLRAPAARKLVTALRSRFDLPVHVHTHDTPGGQLASYVAAWHAGADAVDGAAAPLAGTTSQPALSSIVAAAAHTEYDTGLSLAAVCALEPFWEALRKVYAPFESGLPGPTGRVYRHEIPGGQLSNLRQQAIALGLGDRFEEVEEAYAGADRVLGRLIKVTPSSKVVGDLALALVGAGVSADEFASDPARFDIPDSVLGFLRGELGDPPGGWPEPLRSTALAGRAPAKPTGQLTADDEAVLAVPGPKRQAALNRLLFPGPTKEFEEHRETYGDTSQLSANQFFYGLRQGEEHRVKLERGVELLIGLEAISEPDERGMRTVMCIINGQLRPVLVRDRSIASSVPAAEKADRGNPGHIAAPFAGVVTIAVTVGDHVTAGQTIATIEAMKMEAPITAPNDGTVQRVAVSDTAQVEGGDLLAVLS